From the genome of Salifodinibacter halophilus:
GGTCAGCGAGCAGTTGCAGAAGCTCGAAGCCGCTGCCGGCGCGGCCTTGTTGTCGCGCTCGCGCCAGGGCGTGGACCTGACCCCGGCCGGGCGGCGCCTGATCGGCCACGCGCGGCAGATGCTGGCCCTGGGCGAGCTGGCCCTGCACGAAGTCCGCAACGAAGTGCGCCGCACCGATGCGCGGCTGGCGATCAGCGATTACTTCCGCAACGACGAGATCGCCGGCCTGCTCGG
Proteins encoded in this window:
- a CDS encoding LysR family transcriptional regulator produces the protein VSEQLQKLEAAAGAALLSRSRQGVDLTPAGRRLIGHARQMLALGELALHEVRNEVRRTDARLAISDYFRNDEIAGLLG